In Streptomyces liangshanensis, the DNA window CCCAACTGGCCGACGGCCTCTCGCGTTTGAACCGGGACATCGAACGCCTCGACGGCCGCCCCTGGCCACGCGACTGAGCCGGCAGCGACGCCATGGCGTCACTGCCGGCCCGGGGTCGGCTGTCCGTTACGGTAACTCGCCTGTCAGCCCTGGGGGTTGAACGCGATACCGGCCGGCTTGGAGTTGGTGAGCAGGCCCACGAACCTACCCTCGTTGATCTTGATCGTCGCCGAACCGAAGTCCGCGTTCATCAGCTTGTCGCGCAGCGCCGTGGTGGGCCAGCCGTTCCAGTCCACCAGGGGCGGGTAGCGCCAGTTGTGGTAGTGGTTCTCCGGCGGCTCGTCGTTGTTGTTGGCGAGCCGGAAGAAGTGCGTGGACAGCCCGTCCTTGTGGAAGACGACCTTCGGGTGCGTCCCGTCGAAGCGGACCTGCGAGCGGGGGTAGGTCACCTGGCTGCTGTGCTGTGTGGTCGTCACGTACTCCACCTGGTTGGTGGACTGGTTGATCCAGGAGATGACGTGCTCCCAGTCGTGGCGGTGGCCCCCGAGGCCGCTGCCCGCGACAGCCTGGTCCTTCTCGAAGTAGCTGGCGTACACGACCGCGCACCAGCCGTTGTTGCACTTCGAGCGGGCGTACGTCTGGGAGTTGTCGAGGTCCGACTGGTCCCGGCAGCTGCCGTTGACCGCGCCCGTCGTGTTCAGCCCGGGGGCGAGCGTTCCGTCAGGGCCGATCGCCGGCGTGGCGTAGCAGCCGTCGGTGTCGTAGTCGTAGGCGGGGGAGAAGGACTGCTCCCAACCCCCGGCGTTCTGCGGCAGGTTGCGCGGCGGATCGGCGTGAGCCATCGACGCGGGGATGACGACGGCCAGGACCGTGGCACCGAGCACGGTCGCGAACCGGGCCGCCCCGCGCTTCAGGACGGAGGGCCGGGAGGCGGCGACCGGCGCGTCCGACGTACCCGACGACCTCACCTCCGTCTCGACCGAAGGCGCTTGGCGCAGAAGACTTCTCATTCTTGACTCTCCTCGCAGGACTCAAGACCCATGACGCGACATCAGGTCGGCACGGGGGGAGCGATCCGGCATCCGCGCGGGGACCCGCGCCGACGCACCACACACGTCGCGACTGTTCCGGCACCGACGGGCCGACGCCTGAACAAGGCAAGGAAACCGGATGACATAGACATGATCAATGGCTGCGACAGGATGTCTTTGCGCCGGGCGCCCGTCGGCGAGGGCTCCCACCAGGACAATCCCTCCACGGGAGGACACCCCGTACCAGATCCTCGAAGTCCACCCGCCCCCAAGGCTGTTGTGCTCAGCGGCCCGTGCGGCGGGAGTCCGTCCCGGGCCGGGCGGAAGCCGGGTCACGCCTCCCGGCGGTCCGCCCCCGGCGTACTCCTGAGGCCGCGGCTGCGCCCGCGGAACTCCACGATCACGTCGTCACCGCGCCGGACCGTCACGTCGTACAGGCCACTGCGGCCGAATCGGACCCGCTCCACCGCGACGGCCGTCAGGACGTCGCCCTCCCGCGCGGGGGCGACGAAGTCCACGTCCGCCCCGGCGGCGACCGTCACGGGGCCGTGCCCGTTGCAGGCGCAGGCGAAGGCGGTGTCGGCGAAGAGGAACAAGTAGCCCCCGTGGGCGATCCCGTGCCCGTTGACCATCGCCGCCGTGACGGTCATCCGCGTCACGGCGGTCCCGTCGCCGTGCTCCAGCAGTTCGATGCCCAGGCGCCGGGACGCCTCGTCCGCGGCGAACATCGACACGACGGGATCCGGCTCGGCGGGGGTGGCTCGTGTCATCGTTCCATCCGTCTTGTGTCCCGACCGAACATTCGGTTAGCGTTCGGAGCGGTTACGTTACCCAGCCACGAACCTCGCCTGTCAAGAGGGGGACACATGCAGCGGGAAAGCCCGCCCGGCGCCGTGTTCCCCGGGCCCGCCCGCGTCGCGGTCCCGTCCGCCACCCACCCGTCCCGCCGCCCGGTCCCCGCCGAGGAGCCCGCCCATGCCTGACGACGTCTACCTGATCGACGGAGCCCGTACCCCGCAGGGCCGCTACGGCGGCGCCCTCGCGTCCGTACGCCCCGACGACCTGGCCGCCCTCGTCGTCGGCGAGGCCGTCCGCCGCGCGGGCGTCCCCGGGGACGCCGTGGACGAGGTGATCCTCGGCGCCGCGAACCAGGCCGGTGAGGACAACCGGGACGTGGCGCGCATGGCCGTCCTGCTGGCCGGGCTGCCGCACACCGTGCCCGGCTACACCGTCAACCGGCTGTGCGCCTCCGGGCTGACGGCCGTCGCCTCCGCCGCCCAGGCGATCCGCGCGGGCGAGGCCGACCTCGTGGTCGCCGGCGGCGTCGAGTCGATGACCCGCGCCCCCTGGGTGATGGAGAAGCCCGGCACGCCATGGGCCAAGCCCGGCCAGGTGTTCGACACGTCCCTGGGCTGGCGCTTCACCAACCCCCGGTTCGCGGCGGCCGACCGCGCCGTGCCCGCGGGCGCCGACCCGCGCACCACGAAGGTGACCCTGTCGATGGGGGAGACCGCCGAGGAGGTCGCCGCGCTCGACGGCATCACCCGCGCCGACTCCGACGCGTTCGCCCTGCGCAGCCACCAGCGGGCCCTCGCCGCCCAGGAGGCGGGCCACTTCGACCGCGAGATCGTGCCGGTCCCCGTGAAGGACGGCGAGGTCACCCGCGACGAGGGCCCGCGCCCCACCACCACGCTCGAGAAGCTCGGCGCCCTGCGCACGATCTTCCGCGAGGACGGCATCGTCACCGCCGGCTCCTCCTCGCCGCTCTCCGACGGCGCCGCCGCGCTCGTCGTGGCGAGCGCCTCGGCCGTCGCCCGCTACGGACTCACCCCCCGGGCCCGCATCGTCGCCTCCGCCTCCGCCGGCGTCCAGCCCAACGTCATGGGCCTCGGCCCCGTGCCCGCCACCCGGAAGGTGCTGGCCCGCGCCGGCTGGCAGACCGCGGACCTCGACGCGATCGAGCTGAACGAGGCATTCGCCGCCCAGGCGCTGGCGGTCGTACGCCGTCTCGGACTCGACGAGGACCTGGTGAACGCCGACGGCGGGGCCATCGCGCTCGGCCACCCGCTGGGCTGCTCGGGCGCCCGCCTCGTCCTCACCCTGCTCGGCCGGCTGGAACGGGCCGACGCCCGCAAGGGCCTCGCCACCCTGTGCGTGGGCGTCGGCCAGGGCGTCGCGATGTTGGTGGAGCGCGTATGAGCGCCGCGCCCCCGCGTATCCCGCCGGCCGGCGCACCGCCCGCACGGGACGCGGTCGCCGCCGACCCCGCGCGGCGCGCGGAAGGCCGTAGAATGCTTCGAACGGTGAACCGAACGAATGGTCGGTTGGGGAGATGGCATGGATGACACACAGTCCGGCGCGGCAGTGCACGCCGAACCGGCGCTCGCGGAGTACGAGGAGTCCTTCGCGGCCACGATCGCGCGCGACCAGCGCGTCGAGCCGCGGGACTGGATGCCCGACGGTTACCGCAAGACGCTGATCAGGCAGATCGCACAGCACGCCCACTCGGAGATCATCGGCATGCAGCCGGAGGGCGACTGGATCACCCGGGCCCCCTCGCTGCGCCGCAAGGCGATCCTGTTCGCGAAGGTCCAGGACGAGGCCGGCCACGGCCTCTACCTGTACTCGGCCGCCGAGACCCTGGGCGTCGACCGGGACGACCTCACCACGCGCCTGATCGAGGGCCGCCAGAAGTATTCGTCGATCTTCAACTACCCCACCCCGACCTTCGCGGACGTCGGCGTGATCGGCTGGTTCGTGGACGGCGCGGCGATCTGCAACCAGGTGCCGTTGTGCCGCAGTTCGTACGGTCCGTACGCCCGGGCGATGGTCCGTATCTGCAAGGAGGAGTCCTTCCACCAGCGGCAGGGCTACGAGTTGCTGATGACGATGATGCGCGGGACCGAGGCGCAGCGGGCGATGGTGCAGGACGCGGTGGACCGGTGGTGGTGGCCGTCGCTGATGATGTTCGGCCCGCCGGACGGGAACTCGCCGAACTCGGCGGCGTCGATGGCGTGGAAGATCAAGCGTCACAGCAACGACGAGCTGCGCCGGCGCTTCGTGGACATGACCGTGCCGCAGGCCCAGAAGCTCGGGGTGACCCTTCCGGACCCCGAACTGCGGTGGAACGAGGCGGAGGGCCGCCACGACTTCGGGACCCCCGACTGGGACGAGCTGACGCGCGTCATCACGGGCGACGGGCCGTGCAACGAGGAGCGGGTCCGGCGGCGGCGCGAGGCGCACGAGGAAGGCGCGTGGGTACGGGAGGCGGCCGCGGCGCACGCGGCGAAGCAGGCGGCACGGACGCGCGAAGGAGCGGCGGCATGAGCGAGATCCAGGAGTCGAGGGCGGGCTGGCCGCTGTACGAGGTGTTCGTGCGCGGCAAGCGGGGGCTCAACCACGTCCACGTCGGCTCGCTCCACGCGGCCGACGACCGGATGGCCCTCACCCACGCCCGGGACCTGTACACGCGGCGCAACGAGGGCGTGAGCATCTGGGTGGTGCGCTCGGCGCACATCGCCGCCTCGACCCGTGACGAGAAGGACCCCTTCTTCGAGCCCAGCGCCGACAAGGTGTACCGGCATCCCACCTTCTACGACATCCCCGACGACGTCCCCCACATCTAGGAGCCCGGGCATGACCGACGACCACGTCTACATGACCCTCGCGGAGGGGCACGACGACGGCGACGCCCGGTGGGCGTTCGGCACCGGCTTCGAGGACCCCCTGCACGGCGTGGACACCACCATCCCCGGCGGCGTCGATCGGGCGGACCTCACCGCGACCTGTCTCGCGCTCGGCGACGACGCCCTGATCAGTGCCCAGCGGCTCGCGGAGTGGACCACCCGCGCCCCCGAGCTGGAGGAGGACGTCGCCCTCGCGAACATCGGGCTCGACCTGCTCGGGCAGGCCCGTCTGCTGTACACCCGGGCCGGCCACGCCGACGGCACCGGCCGCGGCGAGGACGCCTACGCGTACTTCCGCGACCCCGCCGCCTTCCGCAACGTACGCCTGGCCGAACTGCCGAACGGGGACTTCGCGTTCAGCGTCGTACGACTCCTGGTCCTGTCCACCTGGCGGCTCGCCCACTTCCAGCGGCTCACCACCACCGCGGACCCCGTCCTCTCCGCCATCGCGGTCAAGGGCGTGAAGGAGCTGACGTACCACCGCCAGTGGGCCGCCGACTGGACGCTGCGCCTTGGCGACGGCACCGAGGAGTCGCACCGGCGCACACGCACCGCGCTGCGGCAGGTCGCGCCGTACCTGGGCGAGCTGTTCTCGGCGTACGACGTCCGCGAAGAAGTCCTCGCGATCCTGCGCCAGGTCCTCGACGCCGCCGGACTCCCCCTGCCCGCGTGGCAGCCGCTCCCGGGATCCGGCCGGGACGGGGACCACACCGAACACCTCGCCCCGCTGCTGGCCGAGTTGCAGTCCGTGGCCCGGGCCCACCCGGAGGGCACATGGTGACCGGTACGGTGGACGTCCGCCGCGCCCGTCACATCGCCGAGGGCGTGCCCGACCCGGAACTCCCCATGCTCACCCTCGCCGACCTCGGGGTGCTGCGCGGAGTCGAGGCCGGCGACGACGGCACGATCGTCGCGTCCCTCACCCCCACCTACTCCGGCTGTCCCGCCATGGCCGAGATGCGCGCCGGGGTGGCGACCCGGCTGAGGGCCGCCGGGTACGCGCACGTGGAGATCCGTACCGTCCTGGACCCGCCGTGGACCACGGACTGGATCACCCCTGCGGGCCGCCGCAAGCTCGCCGAGCACGGCATCGCCCCGCCCGGTCCCGCCCCCCGGCACGCGCCCGGCCCCGTCCCCCTGGTGCTCTCCCCGACGCGCGCACAGGTGGGCTGCCCCTTGTGCGGTTCGGCGGACACCGAGGAAACCTCCCGGTTCGGTGCCACGTCGTGCAAGGCGCTGTGGCGCTGCCGCGCCTGCCGTGAGCCGTTCGAGTACGTCAAGGAGATCTGATGGCAGACCTGTTGAGCCCGGCACCCGCACGGGCCCCACGGCGCCGGCCCGCCTTCCACCCCCTGCGCGTGGCCGAGGTACGGCGGCTGTGCGAGGACGCGGTCTCCGTCGCGTTCGAGATCCCCGCCGAACTCGCCGCGGAGTTCGCCTTCGCCCCCGGGCAGGCGCTCACCCTGCGCCGCCAGGTCGAGGGACGCGACGAGCGGCGCTCGTACTCCATCTGCGCCCCGGCCGGCACCCTCCCGCGCATCGGGGTGCGGGAAGTGCCCGACGGCCTGTTCTCGTCCTGGCTCGTCCACCAGGTGAAGCCCGGGGACGTCATCGACGTCATGGCCCCCACCGGCGCGTTCACCCCCGACCTCACCACGCACGGCCACCACGTCCTGGTCGCGGCCGGTTCCGGGATCACCCCGATGATCTCCATCGCCGAGTCGGTCCTCGCCGCCGACGACCGCTCGCGGGTCACCCTCTTCTACGGCAACCGCCGCACCAACTCGGTGATGTTCGCCGACGAACTCGCCGACCTCAAGGACCTCTACCCGACCCGCTTCCAGCTCGCGCACGTCCTGTCGCGCGAACCGCGCGAGGCCGAGATGCTCACCGGCCGCCTCGACGCAGACCGCCTCGCCGCCCTCGTCGCCGGGCTGGTCGACGTCGCGGACGCCGACCACTGGTGGCTGTGCGGCCCCCACGGCATGGTCCGCGACGCCCAGCGCGTCCTGACCGGGCTCGGCGTCCCCGCCGACCGGGTCCACCGCGAGCTGTTCTTCGCCGACGACGAGCCGGTACGCGAGACACGCCACGTGGACGCCGCCGCCGAGGGCCCGGTCAGCCAGGTCACCCTCACACTCGACGGCCGCACCACCACCGGCCCGCTCGCCCGCACCGAAACCATCCTTGACGGCGCCCAGAAGACCCGCCCCGACCTCCCCTTCGCCTGCAAGGGCGGGGTGTGCGGCACCTGCCGCGCCCTGGTCACCGACGGCAAGGCGGACATGCGCCGCAACTACGCCCTCGAACCGGCCGAGGTCGACGCCGGATACGTCCTCACCTGCCAGACCTACCCCGTCTCGGAAACAGTGAGCGTCGACTACGACAGCTGAAGCAGCGGCCGGGGTGTCCGTGCCCGGTCAGTGCTTCCGGAACTTCTCGATCAGCGCGTCCGGATCCACACTGTTGCTGTCGGACCCGATATTGCCCAGCTCGGTGTTCCCGCCGTGGTCCTCCCACATCTTCAGCAGTTCGAGCTGCCGTTCTCTCGACAATGATTCGACCCATTCCTGATGGGCCGGAGAAATCTGGTCCATCAGTTTGCTCAGCGCTTCCATGGCCATCGGATTCTCCTCCTCGGCCCCCCGTACAACCCGGTGCACGACCCAACGGTCGACACGATCTCACGGCGCCCCACCGCTCGCCACCGGAGCCCGTCCCCGCGATTCGGACGGGGATTCGGACGGGGATTCGGGCCGCGATTCGGACTGGTGTACGCGGCGCGCGGCACCGGGCGTGCACGGCGCATTGAGTGGTGAGGGGCCATTCCTCTCCGGGTTCCGTGCGCTCTACCGAGGGCCGTACGACCCGGTGATGATGAACGGACCGCAAGGAATCCGGTCGTTTCCGTATGCCCGTCCGCCCCGCGGACGGGTGTGCGAGGAAAGGAGTGCACGTTGTTGCTTCTCATTTCTCCGGACGGTGTCGAGGAAGCCCTCGATTGCGCGAAAGCCGCGGAATACCTGGACATTGTCGACGTGAAGAAGCCCGACGAGGGATCGCTCGGCGCGAACTTCCCGTGGGTCATCAGAGAGATCCGTGACGCGGTCCCGGCCGGCAAGCCGGTGTCCGCGACGGTCGGGGACGTGCCGTACAAGCCGGGGACGGTGGCCCAGGCGGCCCTCGGCGCGGCCGTCTCGGGAGCTACGTACATCAAGGTCGGCCTGTACGGCTGCACCACCCCCGACCAGGCCATCGAGGTCATGCGCGGGGTCGTCCGCGCGGTGAAGGACTACCGGCCCGACGCGCTGGTGGTCGCCTCCGGGTACGCCGACGCCCACCGGATCGGCTGCGTCAACCCGCTCGCGCTCCCCGACATCGCCCACCGGGCCGGCGCCGACGCCGCCATGCTCGACACCGCGATCAAGGACGGGACGCGGCTCTTCGACCACGTACCGCCGGACGCCTGCGGCGAGTTCGTCCGCCTCGCCCACGAGGCCGGGCTGCTCGCGGCCCTCGCCGGCAGTGTGAAAGCGGCGGACCTCGGCGCCCTGACCCGCATCGGTACGGACATCGTCGGGGTGCGCGGGGCCGTCTGCGAGGGGGGCGACCGCAACGCGGGAAGGATCCAGCCGCACCTGGTGGCCGCCTTCCGGGCGGAGATGGACCGGCACGCCCAGGAACACGCCGCCGCGGCCGCGAGCTGAGGCCCGGCATGACCTTACGCCGCCCCCCGCACCCACCCGGCATATCCGGGACGCCGAGCCGTGAGCGCTTCGCCGTCGTCGACCCGGCGACGGGCGAGGCCTTCGAGGACGCCCCCGACCAGCGGCCCGACGACCTGGACGCCGCGGTCCGCGGGGCCCAGGAGGCCTGGCGGGACTGGCGCACCGACTCCACCGTCCGTACCAGCGCACTGCTCGCGGCCGCCGACGCCGTCGAGGCGGCCGGGCCGGACCTCGCCCCGCTGCTCACCCGGGAACAGGGCAAACCCCTGGCCGAGTCGTACGCGGAGGTCGACCGCACGGCCGCCCGCCTGCGGCACTTCGCGGGCCTGACCCCGGAGACCCGGCTGATCACGGACGGCCGTCCGGTACGCGGCGAGATCCGCTGGCGGCCGCTCGGGCCCGTCGCCGCGATCGTCCCGTGGAACTTCCCCCTCCAGCTCGCCTCGGCGAAGTTCGCGCCCGCGCTCGCCGCGGGCAACACGGTCGTGCTCAAACCGTCCCCCTTCACCCCCCTCGCCACCCGGCTGCTGGCGTCCGTCGTCTCCTCCGTCCTCCCCGAGGACGTGCTCACCGTCGTCACCGGCCACGAACCCCTCGGCGCCCGCCTCGCCTCCCACCCGGGCATCCGGCACGTCACCTTCACCGGTTCCGCCGCCACCGGGCGGGCCGTCGCGCGGGGCGCGGCGGCCTCGCTCGCCCGGGTCACCCTGGAACTCGGCGGCAACGACGCCGCGATCCTGCTGGAGGACACGGACGTGGAGCGGATCGCGGACCGGCTGTTCTGGGCCGCGTTCCGCAACTGCGGGCAGGTCTGCATGGCCGTCAAACGCGTCTACGCCCCGGCCGCCCTCTACTCCGACGTCGTCGAGGCCCTCGCTCGGCACGCGAAGAGCGTGGTGGTCGGACCCGGCCTCGACCCGGGCACGCAGCTGGGCCCGCTCAACAACGCCCCCCAACTGGCCCGGATCGAGGACCGCACGGCCCAGGCCCTGGCGGACGGCGCCCGGGCCGTGGCCGGCGGCCACCGGCTGGACCGGCCGGGCTACTTCTACGCCCCGACGATCCTCGCCGACGTCCCGCCCGACAGCCCGGTGGTGACGGAGGAGCAGTTCGGCCCCGTCCTGCCCGTGCTGCCGTACGAACACCTCGACGACGCCGTCGAGGCGGCCAACAGCACCGGGTTCGGCCTGGGCGGCTCGGTGTGGGGGACCGACCTCGACCGGGCCCAGGCGGTCGCCGACCGGCTGGAGTGCGGGACGGCCTGGGTCAACCACCACGCCGAACTGTCCCTCGCCCAGCCCTTCGCCGGCATCAAGGACAGCGGCGTCGGCGTCGCGGGCGGGCAGTGGGGGCTCTACGGCAACCTCAGACCCTTTGTCGTCCACCGTCCCCTGGAGGCGTGACGATGAGATTCGGCGCGGCGGTGCTGCGCTCGTACGACAGCCCGTTCACCGTCGAGGAGGTGAACCTCGACCCGGTCCCGGCCGACGGAGAGGTCCTGGTCAGGATCGCCGGCACCGGCATGTGCCGGACCGATCTCGCGGTCCGGCGCTCGGCGGGGCGCTCACCCCTTCCCGCCGTACTCGGCCACGAGGGAGCCGGGGTCGTCGTGGGGACAGGAGGCCCGCACACCGGACTGAGCGAGGGCGACCACGTCGTGCTCAGCTTCGACTCCTGCGGACACTGCCGGAGTTGCCTCGCCGCGGCCCCCGCCTACTGCGACTCCTTCGCCTCGCTCAACCTCTTCGGCGGACGCGCCGAGAACGCGGCGCGGTTCACCGACAAGGCGGGCGGTGCCCTCGCTCCCCGGTGGTTCGGCCAGTCCTCGTTCGCCGAGTACGCGGTGGTCGCGGCCCGCAACGCCGTACGGGTCGACCCCTCGCTGCCCGTCGAACTCCTCGGCCCCCTCGGCTGCGGATTCCTCACCGGCGCCGGCGCGGTCCTCCACTCCTTCGGCGTCG includes these proteins:
- the paaB gene encoding 1,2-phenylacetyl-CoA epoxidase subunit PaaB produces the protein MSEIQESRAGWPLYEVFVRGKRGLNHVHVGSLHAADDRMALTHARDLYTRRNEGVSIWVVRSAHIAASTRDEKDPFFEPSADKVYRHPTFYDIPDDVPHI
- a CDS encoding thiolase family protein, whose translation is MPDDVYLIDGARTPQGRYGGALASVRPDDLAALVVGEAVRRAGVPGDAVDEVILGAANQAGEDNRDVARMAVLLAGLPHTVPGYTVNRLCASGLTAVASAAQAIRAGEADLVVAGGVESMTRAPWVMEKPGTPWAKPGQVFDTSLGWRFTNPRFAAADRAVPAGADPRTTKVTLSMGETAEEVAALDGITRADSDAFALRSHQRALAAQEAGHFDREIVPVPVKDGEVTRDEGPRPTTTLEKLGALRTIFREDGIVTAGSSSPLSDGAAALVVASASAVARYGLTPRARIVASASAGVQPNVMGLGPVPATRKVLARAGWQTADLDAIELNEAFAAQALAVVRRLGLDEDLVNADGGAIALGHPLGCSGARLVLTLLGRLERADARKGLATLCVGVGQGVAMLVERV
- the paaI gene encoding hydroxyphenylacetyl-CoA thioesterase PaaI codes for the protein MTRATPAEPDPVVSMFAADEASRRLGIELLEHGDGTAVTRMTVTAAMVNGHGIAHGGYLFLFADTAFACACNGHGPVTVAAGADVDFVAPAREGDVLTAVAVERVRFGRSGLYDVTVRRGDDVIVEFRGRSRGLRSTPGADRREA
- a CDS encoding (5-formylfuran-3-yl)methyl phosphate synthase gives rise to the protein MLLLISPDGVEEALDCAKAAEYLDIVDVKKPDEGSLGANFPWVIREIRDAVPAGKPVSATVGDVPYKPGTVAQAALGAAVSGATYIKVGLYGCTTPDQAIEVMRGVVRAVKDYRPDALVVASGYADAHRIGCVNPLALPDIAHRAGADAAMLDTAIKDGTRLFDHVPPDACGEFVRLAHEAGLLAALAGSVKAADLGALTRIGTDIVGVRGAVCEGGDRNAGRIQPHLVAAFRAEMDRHAQEHAAAAAS
- the paaA gene encoding 1,2-phenylacetyl-CoA epoxidase subunit PaaA — translated: MDDTQSGAAVHAEPALAEYEESFAATIARDQRVEPRDWMPDGYRKTLIRQIAQHAHSEIIGMQPEGDWITRAPSLRRKAILFAKVQDEAGHGLYLYSAAETLGVDRDDLTTRLIEGRQKYSSIFNYPTPTFADVGVIGWFVDGAAICNQVPLCRSSYGPYARAMVRICKEESFHQRQGYELLMTMMRGTEAQRAMVQDAVDRWWWPSLMMFGPPDGNSPNSAASMAWKIKRHSNDELRRRFVDMTVPQAQKLGVTLPDPELRWNEAEGRHDFGTPDWDELTRVITGDGPCNEERVRRRREAHEEGAWVREAAAAHAAKQAARTREGAAA
- the paaD gene encoding 1,2-phenylacetyl-CoA epoxidase subunit PaaD; the encoded protein is MVTGTVDVRRARHIAEGVPDPELPMLTLADLGVLRGVEAGDDGTIVASLTPTYSGCPAMAEMRAGVATRLRAAGYAHVEIRTVLDPPWTTDWITPAGRRKLAEHGIAPPGPAPRHAPGPVPLVLSPTRAQVGCPLCGSADTEETSRFGATSCKALWRCRACREPFEYVKEI
- the paaC gene encoding 1,2-phenylacetyl-CoA epoxidase subunit PaaC encodes the protein MTDDHVYMTLAEGHDDGDARWAFGTGFEDPLHGVDTTIPGGVDRADLTATCLALGDDALISAQRLAEWTTRAPELEEDVALANIGLDLLGQARLLYTRAGHADGTGRGEDAYAYFRDPAAFRNVRLAELPNGDFAFSVVRLLVLSTWRLAHFQRLTTTADPVLSAIAVKGVKELTYHRQWAADWTLRLGDGTEESHRRTRTALRQVAPYLGELFSAYDVREEVLAILRQVLDAAGLPLPAWQPLPGSGRDGDHTEHLAPLLAELQSVARAHPEGTW
- a CDS encoding NPP1 family protein; amino-acid sequence: MRSLLRQAPSVETEVRSSGTSDAPVAASRPSVLKRGAARFATVLGATVLAVVIPASMAHADPPRNLPQNAGGWEQSFSPAYDYDTDGCYATPAIGPDGTLAPGLNTTGAVNGSCRDQSDLDNSQTYARSKCNNGWCAVVYASYFEKDQAVAGSGLGGHRHDWEHVISWINQSTNQVEYVTTTQHSSQVTYPRSQVRFDGTHPKVVFHKDGLSTHFFRLANNNDEPPENHYHNWRYPPLVDWNGWPTTALRDKLMNADFGSATIKINEGRFVGLLTNSKPAGIAFNPQG
- a CDS encoding aldehyde dehydrogenase family protein, which gives rise to MTLRRPPHPPGISGTPSRERFAVVDPATGEAFEDAPDQRPDDLDAAVRGAQEAWRDWRTDSTVRTSALLAAADAVEAAGPDLAPLLTREQGKPLAESYAEVDRTAARLRHFAGLTPETRLITDGRPVRGEIRWRPLGPVAAIVPWNFPLQLASAKFAPALAAGNTVVLKPSPFTPLATRLLASVVSSVLPEDVLTVVTGHEPLGARLASHPGIRHVTFTGSAATGRAVARGAAASLARVTLELGGNDAAILLEDTDVERIADRLFWAAFRNCGQVCMAVKRVYAPAALYSDVVEALARHAKSVVVGPGLDPGTQLGPLNNAPQLARIEDRTAQALADGARAVAGGHRLDRPGYFYAPTILADVPPDSPVVTEEQFGPVLPVLPYEHLDDAVEAANSTGFGLGGSVWGTDLDRAQAVADRLECGTAWVNHHAELSLAQPFAGIKDSGVGVAGGQWGLYGNLRPFVVHRPLEA
- the paaE gene encoding 1,2-phenylacetyl-CoA epoxidase subunit PaaE, whose amino-acid sequence is MADLLSPAPARAPRRRPAFHPLRVAEVRRLCEDAVSVAFEIPAELAAEFAFAPGQALTLRRQVEGRDERRSYSICAPAGTLPRIGVREVPDGLFSSWLVHQVKPGDVIDVMAPTGAFTPDLTTHGHHVLVAAGSGITPMISIAESVLAADDRSRVTLFYGNRRTNSVMFADELADLKDLYPTRFQLAHVLSREPREAEMLTGRLDADRLAALVAGLVDVADADHWWLCGPHGMVRDAQRVLTGLGVPADRVHRELFFADDEPVRETRHVDAAAEGPVSQVTLTLDGRTTTGPLARTETILDGAQKTRPDLPFACKGGVCGTCRALVTDGKADMRRNYALEPAEVDAGYVLTCQTYPVSETVSVDYDS